In Parus major isolate Abel chromosome 8, Parus_major1.1, whole genome shotgun sequence, a single window of DNA contains:
- the ERICH3 gene encoding glutamate-rich protein 3 isoform X3: MSAPQPRFLATYNSLTDKHLVGYFSNARIRRHLQKAGLISRSGRIIPEKEYRLNAMRRDHQRDVQECLADAIFQKVLDMQRHHQLETKRSLECSVRKERMQPIKVEEFRASLENVIRVHCPHPPLSPRSHHRLGAVVAAERPGRSQWRTPGVGVDCGGGHCPHQHRTKKCASSKVSPGNAQQPPRLQPLHGWAAAGSVPKASKQKCHAHDQQFARGGERSELSLLNSVEYMSGVSPCQLPLIHSCVVPVPPPRLRRGHRRVPPLRSGLPMCRRFHPTTAFNEQILIKNTRGYPKSPLCSNALVTMIYLGKSRNVSLCEYMDEIKIFQQHCGTENICVYKGKLFEGDTFQFTSKRHLGFPFSLTCYLNGLQVDRLSSCCEYRYQSRSQVRARSGYFRVLHVAGAPPCYRCILAMGLDKKLFPPKRKTRYQDGKHVCCWGSAVHSEPCVSSIGQKSKDSMSMSVTTRGREASVGTLAEALETGEESSEEEMENQSSQESEDSQDDTSINEYDEDFEADEEINEEGHTGDQMNGMSESSSDDKNRNLDYGKESETSSQKALQASDSEKNESEGYSDDKDSEDDQQERRPADPLSSMSTQCSTETDSHAEMVTDDVNGKEDWNIKSTSDRAAHAHYGNGNGEKKLLRMEENQEISALEEKAIDEAEKTKPEDLTAREDTRIFHENIMAMQHQNPEVNGEFKQPGSGDSNLNEEEKKYPPVPWDSRVLKTEDGKEESPRCEEGGVFEDCKRVQEEIEKTTGNDHPVNSDPEPGDSCANEEEMSAANTECDASGAAADGSFLAEGRRSLDVQEAAGQAGQGPALEQDGAAEEEAGRGEAEGKAARAEESLPQAGTGAALEESAPEGGAVAEEHPSGKGAGEVVKLGTEVSPGEQKVPVEGMEREVALGAAGGEGPAGALPGWEAHRAMPQGQEGAVGITEEEEEAADEGLRGAVGWPAEEEMGEPGCGAGESFGQGGSAGKNTVVGAVSEGEEAVEEADVAADGMARAVDPEGEEAITEDISEGEEAMGKPGALWEALGDVETGEAMPGGEGFVKPSEFSQLKGSGEEWMEMGKAVAGAAALESAQSWEVGGNTLQIVEDTMEKSLEAEKGPVLQEAPGLGALGGVWGDPDTKGSSQVEETPAAQEEGGAAGALRGGNSRAEAERAVEGKPEGEAVVGGSAEAAGAGSGGEEVATDGAAGSEEPAARTDGWLRERGRSRGAEHREPRGTQPRWPGGREPPSPAGRCKPRPTHHVFRTASRWGRNSALSFFCSSSVLCPCTQPAVALCWLGFHSSVYPVSTTTCHISREQLLCVQQTNKLVFASPGNSTPLEG, from the exons attTCTTGCAACCTATAACAGTCTTACAGACAAACACCTAGTTGGATATTTCAGCAATGCCAGGATAAGACGACATCTTCAGAAAGCAGGACTG ATCTCAAGGAGTGGCCGAATAATACCTGAGAAAGAATATCGTCTGAATGCCATGAGGAGGGATCACCAGAGAGATGTGCAGGAGTGCTTGGCTGATGCCATATTTCAGAAGGTCCTTGACATGCAG CGTCATCATCAGCTGGAGACAAAAAGGAGTCTTGAATGTTCTGTGAGGAAAGAGAGGATGCAGCCAATCAAG GTGGAGGAATTCAGAGCATCGCTGGAGAATGTCATCCGTGTGCACTGCCCACACCCACCGCTCTCTCCGAGGAGCCACCACCGGCTCGGTGCCGTGGTGGCTGCAGAACGACCTGGCCGCTCACAGTGG AGGACACCTGGAGTTGGAGTTGATTGTGGTGGTGGACATTGTCCTCATCAGCACCGAACCAAGAAGTGTGCCTCCTCTAAGGTG AGTCCAGGAAATGCACAGCAGCCCCCTCGCCTCCAGCCCCTTCAcggctgggctgcagcagggtctGTACCAAAGGCTTCCAAACAGAAGTGCCATGCACATGATCAGCAGTTTGCCCGTGGG ggGGAGAGGAGCGAGTTAAGTCTTCTGAATTCAGTGGAGTACATGAGTGGTGTGTCACCGTGTCAGCTCCCGCTCATCCACTCCTGTGTGGTGCCGGTGCCGCCGCCCCGCCTGCGCAGAGGGCACAGACGTGTCCCCCCGCTCAGGAGTGGGCTGCCCATGTGCAGACGGTTTCATCCCACCACTGCCTTCAATGAACAAATTTTAATCAAG aataCCAGAGGGTACCCCAAGTCCCCGTTATGCAGCAATGCCTTGGTCACCATGATCTAcctgggaaagagcaggaatgTGTCTCTCTGTGAATACATGGATGAAATCAAAATCTTTCAGCAACACTGtggaacagaaaacatttgtgtcTACAAAGGCAAGCTGTTCGAAGGAG ATACCTTCCAGTTCACCTCCAAGAGGCACCTGGGATTCCCGTTCAGCCTCACCTGTTATCTCAACGGGCTGCAGGTTGACAGGCTGAGCTCTTGCTGTGAGTACAGATACCAGAGCCGTTCCCAGGTGCGAGCCAGGAGTGGCTACTTCAGGGTTCTCCACGTGGCAGGAGCACCTCCTTGCTACAG GTGCATTCTTGCTATGGGTCTGGACAAAAAGCTGTTCCCTCCCAAGAGGAAGACTAGGTACCAGGATGGGAAGCatgtgtgctgctggggaagtgCTGTGCACAGTGAGCCATGTGTCAGCAGCATTGGGCAGAAAAGCAAAGACTCAATGTCAATGTCAGTCACCACACGGGGTCGTGAAGCCAGCGTGGGAACTCTCGCAGAAGCACTGGAGACTGGAGAGGAGTCCAGcgaagaagaaatggaaaaccagTCTAGTCAGGAGAGTGAAGATAGTCAGGATGACACCAGTATAAATG AATATGATGAAGATTTTGAAGCAGATGAGGAAATTAATGAAGAGGGACACACTGGTGATCAAATGAATGGAATGTCAGAGTCATCCTCAGATGATAAAAACCGTAATTTAGATTATGGGAAAGAGAGTGAAACCTCATCCCAGAAGGCACTGCAGGCCTCTGacagtgagaaaaatgaaagtgaagGATATTCTGATGACAAGGACTCTGAAGATGATCAACAAG AGAGGAGGCCTGCAGACCCTCTCTCATCCATGAGCACTCAGTGCAGCACTGAGACTGACTCCCATGCTGAAATGGTGACAGATGATGTGAATGGCAAAGAGGACTGGAATATCAAAAGTACATCTGATAGAGCAGCACATGCACACtatggaaatgggaatggggagaagAAACTGCTCAGAATGGAGGAAAATCAGGAGATTTCTGCATTGGAAGAGAAAGCAATAGatgaagcagaaaagacaaaaccagaagatCTTACAGCAAGGGAAGATACTAgaatttttcatgaaaacataATGGCAATGCAGCATCAAAACCCTGAGGTTAATGGGGAATTCAAACAGCCTGGGTCAGGAGATAGTAACCTGaatgaggaggagaagaaatacCCTCCAGTGCCTTGGGACAGCAGGGTGTTGAAGACAGAGGATGGCAAGGAAGAGTCTCCTCGGTgtgaggaaggaggag TTTTTGAAGATTGCAAACGAGTGCAGgaggaaatagaaaaaacaactggaaatgATCATCCTGTGAATTCTGACCCTGAACCTGGTGATTCATGTGCCAATGAGGAAGAAATGAGTGCAGCAAATACAGAGTGTGATGCCAGTGGAG cagcagcagatggaagTTTCCTGGCAGAAGGGAGGAGAAGCCTGGatgtgcaggaggcagcaggacaagCGGGGCAGGgaccagccctggagcaggatggTGCTGCTGAGGAAGAGGCTGGCAGAGGAGAGGCCGAAGGAAAAGCTGCACGGGCAGAGGAGTCGCTGCCCCAGGCGGGCACGGGGGCTGCGCTGGAGGAATCTGCACCTGAGGGAGGCGCCGTGGCAGAAGAACATCCCAGCGGAAAGGGAGCAGGGGAGGTGGTGAAGTTGGGCACAGAGGTGTCACCTGGGGAGCAGAAGGTGCCGGTGgaggggatggagagagaggtggcactgggagcagctgggggagaggggccagctggggcactgccaggatgGGAGGCACACAGAGCCATGCcccaggggcaggagggggctgtggggatcactgaggaggaggaggaggctgcagatGAAGGCCTCAGAGGAGCAGTAGGGTggccagcagaggaggagatgggTGAGCCAGGGTGTGGGGCAGGGGAGTCCTTTGGGCAGGGAGGGTCTGCAGGGAAGAACACTGTGGTGGGTGCTGTGTcagagggagaggaggctgTGGAGGAAGCTGACGTGGCAGCAGATGGGATGGCCAGAGCTGTCGACCCTGAAGGAGAGGAGGCTATTACAGAAGACATTTCTGAAGGGGAAGAGGCTATGGGGAAGCCTGGGGCTCTCTGGGAAGCACTGGGGGATGTGGAAACAGGAGAAGCAATGCCTGGAGGGGAAGGGTTTGTAAAGCCAAGTGAGTTTTCCCAGCTGAAAGGATCAGGGGAAGAGTggatggagatggggaaagCTGTcgcaggagcagcagcacttgaGAGTGCTCAGTCATGGGAGGTGGGAGGGAACACTCTCCAGATAGTGGAGGACACGATGGAAAAGTCTTTGGAGGCTGAAAAGGGTCCTGTACTGCAAGAGGCACCTGGGTTAGGGGCACTGGGGGGTGTTTGGGGGGATCCTGACACTAAAGGGTCATCACAGGTGGAGGAGACGCCggcagcacaggaggaggggggtgcagcaggagcactTCGGGGtggaaacagcagagcagaggcagagagagcAGTGGAAGGAAAACCCGAAGGAGAGGCGGTGGTGGGAGGGTCTGCAGAGGCTGCCGGAGCGGGCTCGGGAGGTGAAGAGGTGGCCACAGATGGAGCAGCAGGTTCAGAGGAGCCGGCAGCTCGGACAGACGGGTGGCTGAG GGAGCGCGGCCGGAGCCGGGGAGCGGAGCACCGAGAGCCCCGTGGGACGCAGCCCCGCTGGCCCGGGGGACGGGAGCCGCCCTCCCCGGCAG GACGGTGCAAACCCAGACCCACTCATCATGTCTTCAGAACAGCCTCAAGATGGGGAAGAAACTCTGCTCTGagctttttctgcagctcctcagtgtTGTGTCCATGCACTCAGCCGGCTGTGGCTTTGTGCTGGTTGGGATTTCACTCCTCTGTTTACCCTGTGAGTACCACAACCTGTCACATTTCAcgggagcagctcctctgcgTCCAGCAGACAAACAAGCTTGTGTTTGCCAGCCCAGGTAACAGCACTCCTTTGGAAGGATGA
- the ERICH3 gene encoding glutamate-rich protein 3 isoform X2, translated as MSAPQPRFLATYNSLTDKHLVGYFSNARIRRHLQKAGLISRSGRIIPEKEYRLNAMRRDHQRDVQECLADAIFQKVLDMQRHHQLETKRSLECSVRKERMQPIKVEEFRASLENVIRVHCPHPPLSPRSHHRLGAVVAAERPGRSQWRTPGVGVDCGGGHCPHQHRTKKCASSKGERSELSLLNSVEYMSGVSPCQLPLIHSCVVPVPPPRLRRGHRRVPPLRSGLPMCRRFHPTTAFNEQILIKNTRGYPKSPLCSNALVTMIYLGKSRNVSLCEYMDEIKIFQQHCGTENICVYKGKLFEGDTFQFTSKRHLGFPFSLTCYLNGLQVDRLSSCCEYRYQSRSQVRARSGYFRVLHVAGAPPCYRCILAMGLDKKLFPPKRKTRYQDGKHVCCWGSAVHSEPCVSSIGQKSKDSMSMSVTTRGREASVGTLAEALETGEESSEEEMENQSSQESEDSQDDTSINEYDEDFEADEEINEEGHTGDQMNGMSESSSDDKNRNLDYGKESETSSQKALQASDSEKNESEGYSDDKDSEDDQQERRPADPLSSMSTQCSTETDSHAEMVTDDVNGKEDWNIKSTSDRAAHAHYGNGNGEKKLLRMEENQEISALEEKAIDEAEKTKPEDLTAREDTRIFHENIMAMQHQNPEVNGEFKQPGSGDSNLNEEEKKYPPVPWDSRVLKTEDGKEESPRCEEGGVFEDCKRVQEEIEKTTGNDHPVNSDPEPGDSCANEEEMSAANTECDASGAAADGSFLAEGRRSLDVQEAAGQAGQGPALEQDGAAEEEAGRGEAEGKAARAEESLPQAGTGAALEESAPEGGAVAEEHPSGKGAGEVVKLGTEVSPGEQKVPVEGMEREVALGAAGGEGPAGALPGWEAHRAMPQGQEGAVGITEEEEEAADEGLRGAVGWPAEEEMGEPGCGAGESFGQGGSAGKNTVVGAVSEGEEAVEEADVAADGMARAVDPEGEEAITEDISEGEEAMGKPGALWEALGDVETGEAMPGGEGFVKPSEFSQLKGSGEEWMEMGKAVAGAAALESAQSWEVGGNTLQIVEDTMEKSLEAEKGPVLQEAPGLGALGGVWGDPDTKGSSQVEETPAAQEEGGAAGALRGGNSRAEAERAVEGKPEGEAVVGGSAEAAGAGSGGEEVATDGAAGSEEPAARTDGWLRERGRSRGAEHREPRGTQPRWPGGREPPSPAGRCKPRPTHHVFRTASRWGRNSALSFFCSSSVLCPCTQPAVALCWLGFHSSVYPVSTTTCHISREQLLCVQQTNKLVFASPGNSTPLEG; from the exons attTCTTGCAACCTATAACAGTCTTACAGACAAACACCTAGTTGGATATTTCAGCAATGCCAGGATAAGACGACATCTTCAGAAAGCAGGACTG ATCTCAAGGAGTGGCCGAATAATACCTGAGAAAGAATATCGTCTGAATGCCATGAGGAGGGATCACCAGAGAGATGTGCAGGAGTGCTTGGCTGATGCCATATTTCAGAAGGTCCTTGACATGCAG CGTCATCATCAGCTGGAGACAAAAAGGAGTCTTGAATGTTCTGTGAGGAAAGAGAGGATGCAGCCAATCAAG GTGGAGGAATTCAGAGCATCGCTGGAGAATGTCATCCGTGTGCACTGCCCACACCCACCGCTCTCTCCGAGGAGCCACCACCGGCTCGGTGCCGTGGTGGCTGCAGAACGACCTGGCCGCTCACAGTGG AGGACACCTGGAGTTGGAGTTGATTGTGGTGGTGGACATTGTCCTCATCAGCACCGAACCAAGAAGTGTGCCTCCTCTAAG ggGGAGAGGAGCGAGTTAAGTCTTCTGAATTCAGTGGAGTACATGAGTGGTGTGTCACCGTGTCAGCTCCCGCTCATCCACTCCTGTGTGGTGCCGGTGCCGCCGCCCCGCCTGCGCAGAGGGCACAGACGTGTCCCCCCGCTCAGGAGTGGGCTGCCCATGTGCAGACGGTTTCATCCCACCACTGCCTTCAATGAACAAATTTTAATCAAG aataCCAGAGGGTACCCCAAGTCCCCGTTATGCAGCAATGCCTTGGTCACCATGATCTAcctgggaaagagcaggaatgTGTCTCTCTGTGAATACATGGATGAAATCAAAATCTTTCAGCAACACTGtggaacagaaaacatttgtgtcTACAAAGGCAAGCTGTTCGAAGGAG ATACCTTCCAGTTCACCTCCAAGAGGCACCTGGGATTCCCGTTCAGCCTCACCTGTTATCTCAACGGGCTGCAGGTTGACAGGCTGAGCTCTTGCTGTGAGTACAGATACCAGAGCCGTTCCCAGGTGCGAGCCAGGAGTGGCTACTTCAGGGTTCTCCACGTGGCAGGAGCACCTCCTTGCTACAG GTGCATTCTTGCTATGGGTCTGGACAAAAAGCTGTTCCCTCCCAAGAGGAAGACTAGGTACCAGGATGGGAAGCatgtgtgctgctggggaagtgCTGTGCACAGTGAGCCATGTGTCAGCAGCATTGGGCAGAAAAGCAAAGACTCAATGTCAATGTCAGTCACCACACGGGGTCGTGAAGCCAGCGTGGGAACTCTCGCAGAAGCACTGGAGACTGGAGAGGAGTCCAGcgaagaagaaatggaaaaccagTCTAGTCAGGAGAGTGAAGATAGTCAGGATGACACCAGTATAAATG AATATGATGAAGATTTTGAAGCAGATGAGGAAATTAATGAAGAGGGACACACTGGTGATCAAATGAATGGAATGTCAGAGTCATCCTCAGATGATAAAAACCGTAATTTAGATTATGGGAAAGAGAGTGAAACCTCATCCCAGAAGGCACTGCAGGCCTCTGacagtgagaaaaatgaaagtgaagGATATTCTGATGACAAGGACTCTGAAGATGATCAACAAG AGAGGAGGCCTGCAGACCCTCTCTCATCCATGAGCACTCAGTGCAGCACTGAGACTGACTCCCATGCTGAAATGGTGACAGATGATGTGAATGGCAAAGAGGACTGGAATATCAAAAGTACATCTGATAGAGCAGCACATGCACACtatggaaatgggaatggggagaagAAACTGCTCAGAATGGAGGAAAATCAGGAGATTTCTGCATTGGAAGAGAAAGCAATAGatgaagcagaaaagacaaaaccagaagatCTTACAGCAAGGGAAGATACTAgaatttttcatgaaaacataATGGCAATGCAGCATCAAAACCCTGAGGTTAATGGGGAATTCAAACAGCCTGGGTCAGGAGATAGTAACCTGaatgaggaggagaagaaatacCCTCCAGTGCCTTGGGACAGCAGGGTGTTGAAGACAGAGGATGGCAAGGAAGAGTCTCCTCGGTgtgaggaaggaggag TTTTTGAAGATTGCAAACGAGTGCAGgaggaaatagaaaaaacaactggaaatgATCATCCTGTGAATTCTGACCCTGAACCTGGTGATTCATGTGCCAATGAGGAAGAAATGAGTGCAGCAAATACAGAGTGTGATGCCAGTGGAG cagcagcagatggaagTTTCCTGGCAGAAGGGAGGAGAAGCCTGGatgtgcaggaggcagcaggacaagCGGGGCAGGgaccagccctggagcaggatggTGCTGCTGAGGAAGAGGCTGGCAGAGGAGAGGCCGAAGGAAAAGCTGCACGGGCAGAGGAGTCGCTGCCCCAGGCGGGCACGGGGGCTGCGCTGGAGGAATCTGCACCTGAGGGAGGCGCCGTGGCAGAAGAACATCCCAGCGGAAAGGGAGCAGGGGAGGTGGTGAAGTTGGGCACAGAGGTGTCACCTGGGGAGCAGAAGGTGCCGGTGgaggggatggagagagaggtggcactgggagcagctgggggagaggggccagctggggcactgccaggatgGGAGGCACACAGAGCCATGCcccaggggcaggagggggctgtggggatcactgaggaggaggaggaggctgcagatGAAGGCCTCAGAGGAGCAGTAGGGTggccagcagaggaggagatgggTGAGCCAGGGTGTGGGGCAGGGGAGTCCTTTGGGCAGGGAGGGTCTGCAGGGAAGAACACTGTGGTGGGTGCTGTGTcagagggagaggaggctgTGGAGGAAGCTGACGTGGCAGCAGATGGGATGGCCAGAGCTGTCGACCCTGAAGGAGAGGAGGCTATTACAGAAGACATTTCTGAAGGGGAAGAGGCTATGGGGAAGCCTGGGGCTCTCTGGGAAGCACTGGGGGATGTGGAAACAGGAGAAGCAATGCCTGGAGGGGAAGGGTTTGTAAAGCCAAGTGAGTTTTCCCAGCTGAAAGGATCAGGGGAAGAGTggatggagatggggaaagCTGTcgcaggagcagcagcacttgaGAGTGCTCAGTCATGGGAGGTGGGAGGGAACACTCTCCAGATAGTGGAGGACACGATGGAAAAGTCTTTGGAGGCTGAAAAGGGTCCTGTACTGCAAGAGGCACCTGGGTTAGGGGCACTGGGGGGTGTTTGGGGGGATCCTGACACTAAAGGGTCATCACAGGTGGAGGAGACGCCggcagcacaggaggaggggggtgcagcaggagcactTCGGGGtggaaacagcagagcagaggcagagagagcAGTGGAAGGAAAACCCGAAGGAGAGGCGGTGGTGGGAGGGTCTGCAGAGGCTGCCGGAGCGGGCTCGGGAGGTGAAGAGGTGGCCACAGATGGAGCAGCAGGTTCAGAGGAGCCGGCAGCTCGGACAGACGGGTGGCTGAG GGAGCGCGGCCGGAGCCGGGGAGCGGAGCACCGAGAGCCCCGTGGGACGCAGCCCCGCTGGCCCGGGGGACGGGAGCCGCCCTCCCCGGCAG GACGGTGCAAACCCAGACCCACTCATCATGTCTTCAGAACAGCCTCAAGATGGGGAAGAAACTCTGCTCTGagctttttctgcagctcctcagtgtTGTGTCCATGCACTCAGCCGGCTGTGGCTTTGTGCTGGTTGGGATTTCACTCCTCTGTTTACCCTGTGAGTACCACAACCTGTCACATTTCAcgggagcagctcctctgcgTCCAGCAGACAAACAAGCTTGTGTTTGCCAGCCCAGGTAACAGCACTCCTTTGGAAGGATGA